In Geminocystis sp. NIES-3709, a single genomic region encodes these proteins:
- the nadA gene encoding quinolinate synthase NadA, translating into MVFTANIAPSSIPQDLFSSIEQMKKELNAVILAHYYQEGDIQDIADYIGDSLGLSQQAATTSADVILFAGVHFMAETAKILNPDKLVLLPDLNAGCSLADSCPADKFAEFKAQYPDHIVISYINCSAEIKALSDIICTSSNAVKIVQQIPKNQPIIFAPDKNLGRYVMEQTGRDMVLWDGSCIVHETFSEKKIVQLKVQHPQAEILAHPECETAILRHADYIGSTTALLKYALQSNSLEFIIATEPGIIHQMEKDAPQKLFIPAPPESNCACNECPYMRLNTLEKVYLALKNRTPEINIPENIRVKALKPIQKMLAMS; encoded by the coding sequence ATGGTGTTTACTGCAAATATTGCTCCCTCATCCATTCCTCAAGATTTATTTAGCTCGATCGAGCAAATGAAAAAAGAACTAAATGCGGTGATTTTAGCCCATTATTACCAAGAAGGAGATATTCAAGACATAGCAGATTATATCGGGGATTCACTAGGATTGTCACAACAAGCGGCAACGACTTCTGCTGATGTAATTTTATTTGCAGGAGTACATTTTATGGCAGAAACCGCCAAAATTCTCAATCCTGATAAATTAGTATTATTACCAGACTTAAATGCGGGATGCTCTTTGGCAGATAGTTGTCCAGCCGATAAATTTGCCGAGTTTAAAGCCCAATATCCCGATCATATTGTTATTTCTTATATTAATTGTAGTGCTGAAATCAAAGCCTTAAGTGATATTATTTGCACCAGCTCGAATGCTGTTAAAATTGTGCAACAAATACCGAAAAATCAACCCATTATTTTCGCCCCCGACAAAAATTTAGGACGTTATGTGATGGAACAAACTGGACGAGATATGGTTTTATGGGATGGTAGTTGTATTGTTCATGAGACTTTTTCTGAGAAAAAAATTGTTCAGTTAAAAGTCCAACATCCTCAAGCAGAAATTTTAGCTCATCCAGAATGCGAAACTGCTATTTTACGTCATGCAGACTATATTGGTTCAACTACTGCTTTATTAAAATATGCCTTACAAAGTAATTCTTTAGAGTTTATTATTGCCACAGAACCGGGTATAATTCATCAAATGGAAAAAGATGCACCCCAAAAGTTATTTATTCCTGCACCTCCTGAGAGTAACTGTGCTTGTAATGAATGCCCTTATATGAGATTGAATACCCTCGAAAAAGTTTATTTAGCGTTGAAAAATCGGACTCCCGAGATTAATATTCCTGAAAATATTCGAGTAAAAGCCTTAAAACCGATTCAGAAAATGTTAGCTATGTCCTAA
- a CDS encoding DUF2256 domain-containing protein: protein MVKQRKKSDFPSKICSVCGLSFTWRKKWSKCWDEVKYCSEKCRRNKS, encoded by the coding sequence ATGGTAAAACAAAGAAAAAAATCAGATTTTCCCAGTAAAATATGCTCTGTTTGTGGATTATCTTTTACATGGCGTAAAAAATGGTCAAAATGTTGGGATGAAGTCAAATACTGTTCAGAAAAATGTCGAAGAAATAAATCTTAA
- a CDS encoding DEP domain-containing protein, with product MMNIETAKQKVFALLLMRFKLSTIDSFEITKDWLKNHPDNDWNTLESCLKNNLMRLENNKLVEIYDQRIITLVNDLRGKEGLEIKDRKYRLTTYHKCFVGSEAIEWMEKRYILSKSEAIRLGQELIDLKIIHHVTDDHEFKNGFFFYRFYLDE from the coding sequence ATGATGAATATCGAAACGGCTAAACAAAAGGTATTTGCCCTATTATTAATGAGATTTAAACTCTCCACCATAGATTCTTTTGAAATTACCAAAGATTGGCTTAAAAATCATCCTGACAATGATTGGAATACTTTAGAGTCTTGTTTAAAAAATAATTTGATGCGATTAGAGAATAATAAGTTAGTAGAAATATATGACCAACGCATCATCACATTAGTCAATGATTTGCGAGGAAAAGAAGGTTTAGAAATAAAAGATAGAAAGTATCGTTTAACCACTTATCATAAGTGTTTTGTCGGTTCAGAAGCGATCGAATGGATGGAAAAACGGTATATTTTGTCAAAATCAGAGGCAATTAGATTAGGACAAGAATTAATTGACTTAAAAATTATTCATCATGTTACGGATGATCATGAGTTTAAAAATGGATTTTTTTTCTACCGTTTTTATCTTGATGAATAA